The proteins below come from a single Myxococcales bacterium genomic window:
- a CDS encoding flagellar protein FlgN, with translation MTQTAEIAQRLYNILAEEERLYLEMKTLLQEERQRMVLRDADGIEVAVRRKEGLAGEGKLLEACRRKVMCEMAAVLGLPDEEATLSRVCAALGSESVELRSIHGRLVALIAAVRELLEVNSSFAGEALIRVQSTLRLLGRLLPDEPTYGRTPASQIPRPHMKPGRIVRQTA, from the coding sequence ATGACCCAGACCGCCGAAATCGCCCAGCGGTTGTACAACATTCTCGCAGAAGAAGAGCGTCTGTATCTCGAGATGAAGACACTGCTCCAGGAAGAGCGCCAGCGGATGGTGTTGCGTGACGCAGACGGCATCGAAGTGGCCGTGCGCAGGAAGGAAGGGCTCGCAGGGGAGGGCAAGCTACTCGAAGCATGTCGACGCAAGGTGATGTGCGAGATGGCCGCGGTGCTGGGACTTCCCGATGAAGAGGCCACCCTGTCGCGAGTTTGCGCTGCTTTGGGGAGCGAGAGCGTCGAACTGCGCTCCATCCACGGTCGCCTGGTTGCCCTCATTGCCGCGGTTCGAGAATTGTTGGAGGTAAATTCGAGCTTTGCCGGAGAGGCGCTGATTCGCGTTCAATCGACCCTGCGTCTATTGGGGCGATTGTTGCCCGACGAACCGACCTACGGTCGGACCCCGGCGAGCCAGATCCCTCGTCCCCATATGAAGCCCGGGCGAATTGTCCGGCAGACGGCGTAG
- a CDS encoding rod-binding protein: protein MKISELDLAATSMMPSKSGVDGVEALREFDSYFLAQILKGAQASSEEHLLDGGSAGRMYRDQFYQEVARVMAKQGGFGITEQLRDAFPKAPSRDSDAKPEEAK from the coding sequence GTGAAAATCTCCGAACTAGATTTGGCTGCGACCAGCATGATGCCGTCGAAGTCGGGCGTGGACGGTGTCGAAGCCCTGCGAGAATTCGATTCTTATTTTCTCGCGCAAATCCTGAAGGGCGCGCAAGCGTCGAGCGAAGAACACCTGCTCGATGGAGGCAGCGCGGGTCGTATGTATCGCGACCAGTTCTATCAGGAAGTGGCCCGGGTAATGGCCAAGCAGGGTGGCTTCGGCATTACCGAACAGTTGCGAGATGCGTTTCCCAAAGCCCCATCCCGGGACTCTGATGCCAAGCCGGAGGAGGCGAAATGA
- a CDS encoding flagellar basal body P-ring protein FlgI, protein MLVVQPLLVDCAMAARLKEIANVKGVRENPLIGYGLIVGLAGTGDKSGTEFTIQSLTSMLAKMGIALDPSQIKVKNVAAVMVTARLPAFARTGNRFDVTVASLGDSTSLAGGTLLMTPLLGSDGKIYAIAQGAVSVGGFSSGGSRRGVQKNHPTVGRVANGATVEREIQFEISGLSVFEVNLNQPDFTTSVRTARVINAHFGEAIADAVSSGSIVVRVPESFAKHVVRFLSEVEMLNVEPDRVAKVILNERTGTVVMGAGVMISTVAIAHGGLTVTISSKKEASQPSALALGGETVVVENTDVEVYEEDARLNIVESTVTIGELVRGLNAMGISPRDLIAIMQAVKAAGALTAELEVM, encoded by the coding sequence ATTCTCGTTGTACAGCCACTCCTGGTTGACTGCGCCATGGCGGCTCGTCTCAAGGAGATCGCGAACGTCAAGGGAGTTCGGGAGAACCCGCTGATCGGCTACGGCTTGATCGTCGGGCTGGCGGGGACCGGCGACAAGTCCGGGACCGAGTTCACGATCCAGTCTTTGACCAGCATGCTCGCGAAGATGGGAATCGCCCTCGATCCCAGTCAGATCAAAGTCAAGAACGTCGCGGCGGTCATGGTGACGGCTCGACTGCCCGCGTTCGCTCGCACGGGCAATCGCTTCGACGTCACCGTAGCTTCGCTGGGAGATTCTACGAGTCTCGCAGGCGGAACATTACTCATGACTCCGCTGTTGGGCAGCGACGGTAAAATCTACGCGATTGCCCAGGGTGCCGTGTCGGTGGGTGGTTTCTCATCGGGCGGTAGTCGCAGAGGTGTTCAGAAGAACCATCCCACCGTGGGCCGGGTCGCAAACGGTGCGACGGTGGAAAGGGAGATTCAATTTGAAATATCCGGACTGAGCGTATTCGAGGTCAATCTCAACCAGCCGGATTTTACGACTTCGGTGCGCACGGCTCGAGTGATCAACGCTCACTTTGGTGAGGCGATCGCTGACGCGGTGAGTTCGGGTTCGATCGTAGTCCGGGTTCCCGAGTCCTTTGCAAAACACGTGGTGCGCTTTCTCTCCGAAGTGGAGATGCTCAACGTAGAACCCGATCGCGTCGCCAAGGTAATTCTCAACGAGAGAACCGGCACGGTCGTGATGGGTGCCGGGGTCATGATCTCGACGGTTGCGATTGCTCATGGTGGGCTGACTGTCACGATATCGTCGAAAAAGGAAGCTTCTCAACCCAGCGCACTCGCACTGGGCGGCGAGACCGTGGTCGTCGAAAACACCGACGTCGAGGTGTATGAAGAAGACGCTCGGCTGAACATCGTCGAGAGTACGGTCACCATTGGCGAATTGGTTCGAGGGCTGAACGCAATGGGAATCAGTCCGCGTGATCTCATCGCCATCATGCAGGCGGTCAAGGCTGCTGGGGCTCTTACGGCAGAACTGGAGGTCATGTGA
- a CDS encoding flagellar basal body L-ring protein FlgH — protein sequence MCASERTEVKERSIRLCMFSLLIAFLVVSSGMGCVETAMRERGEEMNYEPIAVAAPAVTASGSIYPGENSAGSLFLVDSKARRVGDLITVLIVEQTKAVGDATTKLEAERTMSGAVSSDIGLTSLITGPAKAILKFFGLAGSEVSVANGAEVNVVSSTMTNDFSGAGKTSRSGSFTGVITCRVIDVLPGGVLHIRGRRWMVINHDAQYLTIEGLVRPEDLTVGNTVASNFIAEMSLSYDGLGVIDDKQRPGWVARIFDWVYPL from the coding sequence ATGTGCGCTTCTGAACGGACGGAAGTGAAAGAGCGCTCGATTCGGCTTTGCATGTTCTCGCTCTTGATCGCCTTCCTGGTCGTGTCGTCGGGCATGGGTTGCGTGGAGACCGCAATGCGAGAGCGCGGCGAGGAAATGAACTACGAGCCGATTGCGGTTGCCGCACCCGCGGTGACGGCGAGTGGGTCCATCTATCCCGGTGAGAATTCAGCGGGCTCCCTGTTCCTCGTGGATAGCAAGGCCCGCAGGGTGGGTGACCTGATCACGGTGTTGATCGTCGAGCAGACCAAGGCGGTGGGAGATGCCACGACCAAACTCGAAGCCGAGCGAACGATGAGTGGAGCCGTGTCGTCGGATATCGGCTTGACCTCTCTGATCACCGGACCCGCGAAGGCGATTCTCAAATTCTTTGGACTCGCCGGTTCCGAAGTCTCCGTCGCAAACGGCGCCGAAGTGAATGTCGTTTCGAGCACCATGACCAACGATTTTTCGGGTGCGGGCAAGACCAGTCGCAGCGGCAGCTTCACCGGCGTGATCACGTGTCGAGTGATCGATGTTTTGCCCGGGGGCGTTCTACACATTCGCGGCAGGCGCTGGATGGTGATCAATCACGACGCCCAGTACCTCACGATCGAGGGACTCGTCCGTCCGGAAGACCTCACGGTGGGAAATACCGTGGCTTCCAATTTCATTGCAGAGATGAGTCTCAGCTACGACGGACTCGGAGTGATTGACGACAAACAGCGGCCGGGCTGGGTTGCAAGAATATTCGATTGGGTCTATCCGCTGTGA
- the flgA gene encoding flagellar basal body P-ring formation protein FlgA, with product MNRTIRSAFVLVTTLLAGLIVCSSAGANQSLAARVHDKIEQFLQSRASARVNRLEIPDLEVFNLSGVSPADVNIKLRTRLVGELLGRVPVTVIISHGSKELKRAVVTASLKSVVPVLVASRAMRRGEVVTEDDFYVERRDVSVMRGAVISRERNLLGMRLRRSITAGRVWQPRHIESVPKVMRGEMVRIRLESGGLRIDSIGKASEDGRVGDLIRVLNASKRYVTGRVDAEGTIHVRF from the coding sequence ATGAATCGAACGATTAGAAGTGCGTTTGTGTTGGTGACGACGCTCCTTGCGGGACTGATCGTCTGCTCCTCCGCCGGCGCCAACCAGTCGCTAGCAGCGCGCGTTCACGACAAGATCGAACAGTTTCTTCAGTCTCGAGCGTCAGCTCGCGTCAACAGACTCGAGATTCCCGACCTGGAGGTGTTCAACTTGTCCGGCGTCTCGCCGGCTGATGTCAACATCAAGCTTCGCACCCGGCTCGTAGGAGAGCTCCTGGGCAGGGTGCCGGTTACGGTCATCATTTCCCATGGATCCAAAGAGCTCAAGCGCGCCGTTGTTACGGCCAGCCTCAAGTCAGTCGTTCCGGTTCTCGTCGCCAGCCGTGCGATGCGGCGCGGCGAGGTCGTCACTGAAGATGACTTTTACGTGGAGCGCCGGGATGTCTCCGTGATGAGGGGAGCAGTGATTTCTCGCGAGAGAAATCTACTGGGCATGCGTCTGCGGCGCTCCATTACCGCCGGTCGGGTTTGGCAACCGCGGCATATCGAATCGGTCCCGAAAGTAATGCGGGGAGAGATGGTGCGGATTCGACTCGAGTCAGGAGGGCTTCGTATCGACAGCATTGGCAAGGCGAGCGAAGACGGTCGAGTGGGTGACCTGATTCGTGTCCTGAATGCCTCCAAGCGATACGTCACGGGCAGGGTCGATGCGGAGGGCACCATTCATGTGCGCTTCTGA
- the flgG gene encoding flagellar basal-body rod protein FlgG produces MRALFSAASGMEAQQLRIDSIANNIANVTTTGFKKSRTEFEDLFYETIRMPGAASAGGSSLPTGIQIGHGVRLAAIGRIFTAGDSIATSNVLDMAINGEGFFQIQKTGGETVYTRDGSFKKDGDGDLVTKSGDLLIPPINIASDVTNITILPDGTVNVIQAGTTTPVQVGQIELARFPNNAGLLALGGNLFGVTEASGDPETGAPDQSGYGSISSGFLEGSNVNVAEELVQMILAQRAFEVNSRVIRAGDEMLRTAAQLSS; encoded by the coding sequence ATGAGAGCTCTATTTAGTGCCGCGTCCGGAATGGAAGCGCAACAACTGCGAATCGACTCGATCGCGAATAACATCGCGAATGTCACGACTACGGGCTTCAAGAAGTCACGCACCGAGTTTGAAGATCTCTTCTATGAGACGATTCGAATGCCGGGTGCCGCTTCCGCAGGTGGCTCTTCGCTTCCGACGGGTATTCAAATCGGACACGGAGTTCGCCTGGCGGCGATCGGACGCATATTCACCGCTGGGGACAGTATCGCTACCAGCAATGTGCTGGACATGGCGATCAACGGTGAGGGGTTCTTTCAGATCCAAAAGACCGGGGGTGAAACCGTTTACACCCGAGATGGTTCGTTCAAGAAAGACGGTGATGGCGACCTCGTAACCAAGTCCGGCGATCTGTTGATCCCGCCCATCAATATCGCCTCCGACGTCACCAATATCACAATCCTGCCCGACGGAACGGTCAATGTGATTCAGGCCGGAACCACGACCCCCGTACAGGTTGGACAGATCGAACTCGCGAGGTTTCCGAACAACGCCGGATTGCTCGCTTTGGGTGGGAATCTCTTTGGCGTGACCGAGGCGTCGGGTGACCCCGAGACCGGCGCACCCGATCAGAGTGGATATGGCTCGATCAGCTCGGGCTTCCTCGAGGGTTCAAACGTGAATGTGGCGGAGGAGTTGGTGCAAATGATTCTGGCCCAACGGGCCTTCGAAGTGAATTCTCGGGTGATTCGCGCCGGCGACGAGATGCTGCGCACCGCAGCACAACTGAGTTCATAG
- a CDS encoding flagellar hook basal-body protein, with protein MSSNLYVSAAGAMARLTQLDLVANNLANAGTTGYKRDGAMFESVLQNSLTDSEGEIVLGAPGLNFVRSYGIGSDFEAGSIEKTGVPLDFAILGPGFLEIQTDDGPRYTRSGSLKVDAAGNLTTRDGQLVAGIGGPIQASGIGVHVSSSGQILDGANVELDRLKIVEFENLLELKKGGSQRYEALEGANPTQVERPTLVPQSLEGSNVNTVLEMSTLVILQRAFEANIKILQADDDATKRLIREVRG; from the coding sequence ATGTCCAGCAATTTGTACGTGTCTGCAGCCGGGGCCATGGCGAGATTGACTCAACTCGATCTCGTCGCAAATAACCTGGCGAACGCCGGCACTACGGGATACAAGCGCGACGGTGCGATGTTCGAGAGCGTGCTCCAGAACTCGCTGACCGACAGTGAAGGCGAGATCGTACTGGGCGCCCCGGGCTTGAACTTCGTGAGGAGTTACGGCATTGGAAGTGACTTTGAAGCGGGGTCGATCGAGAAGACGGGTGTTCCACTCGACTTCGCAATTCTGGGCCCAGGATTTCTCGAGATTCAGACCGACGACGGCCCTCGCTACACACGTTCGGGCTCACTCAAGGTTGACGCTGCTGGAAATTTGACGACGCGTGATGGGCAGCTGGTGGCGGGAATCGGCGGGCCCATCCAGGCTTCGGGAATTGGCGTCCATGTGTCGTCCAGTGGACAGATTCTCGACGGTGCGAATGTCGAACTGGATCGGCTGAAGATCGTTGAATTCGAAAACCTGCTCGAACTCAAAAAAGGTGGAAGTCAGCGCTACGAGGCGTTGGAGGGGGCAAACCCGACCCAGGTCGAACGGCCCACTCTCGTGCCCCAATCCCTAGAGGGATCAAACGTCAACACCGTCCTCGAGATGAGCACCCTCGTAATTCTTCAGCGCGCATTCGAAGCGAACATAAAAATACTTCAAGCGGACGACGATGCCACAAAACGACTGATCAGGGAGGTCCGAGGATGA